A segment of the Cohnella algarum genome:
TATATGAGAATGAACCGTCTTACCTTCTGGCCGTTTGCCGACCTTGTAGCTCCTGCAATCATTTTAGGACAAGCTGTGGGCCGAATCGCGTGTTTTCTCAATGGCGACGCCTTTGGTTCGCCGACCGGTTCAGGTTTCGGAATCGTATATCCGCCAGGTACGATCGCTTATGACGTCTATGGTTCCCAACCTTTATGGCCGGCCGAGGTATGGGAAGGTCAGTGGGATTTGATTGTTTTCGCCATACTCATCAGTTTGCGGAATACGAAATGGCCAGCAGGATTCATGTTTCTTTTGTACAGCATTCTCTACGCGATCGGACGATTCTTTCTTGAATTTCTGCGGGGGGATTCTCCCAGATACGCTCTCGACTGGACTGCGGGTCAGTGGACCAGTATCATTGTCATACTGGCGAGCATCGGTTTGATGATCTATTTGCTGCTTAAGGAAAAAAGCCCCGCAGCGGAGATGCATACGGGGTAATAAGGAATTACTTGTTCGTTGAGTTTTCGCCCATATCCATGTTGCTGTGGTCCATGGTTCCCATTCCGGAATCGGCAGGACTAGGGGGATTATCATTTCCGTTGCCGCAACCTGCTGCAGTCACTAAAACCAGACCCAAAACAAGTGAAACGACAAGACGCTTGGATACTTTCACGTTTCTTCCACCTCCAATATTCATTCTGTAATTTAAACTACGGTATGTAGTATACTATAACCAATTTACGAATCTCTACTCTCAAATACAAAAAAGCTTACAGCCAGGAAGTGATTCATGGAGATGCCGAAATTGAAAAAAAAGATGAAAATGCTTCTCAGTGTTTTGGCGGCAGCAGCGGTCGTAACGATCATCGTTAATTCCAGGTCTGGCGACAAGGAATTGGAGGGAGGCTTGTCGGCAACCGCGCCATCCGCTGTTTCCAAGGGCGAGAAATCGGACCCCAAGCCATTTCAGGTGTACAGCGGGGCAAAACTTCACTCCTCCTACGCGAGCATGGAAGAAGCGGTAGCCGCCGCCGAAAGAATGCCTCAGGCGTCCATCCGCGAAGAGGGAAAACCCGGCATGCTGTGGAATAATTACAAGCCATTTACCGTTTATCAAGGCGACAAGTTTTTGGGGGACTTTGAGGAGTATCCGGAAGCGGTCAAGCTCGCCAAAAGTTTTGCAAACAGCAAGGTGCTTTTTAAGGACGAAGACCAGCCGATCTGGACGTTTGAAGGATTGCCGGCGCGGACCGACATGATCGACGCTCCGCTTATTGCCCAAATGCCCGAGCTCCCAAGAGGGTGCGAGGTTACCTCATTGGTCATGATGCTTAATTATGCCGGAATTGACACCGATAAAATGGAATTGGCCGAGAGAGTCAAAAAAAACCCGACCCCATACGAGAAGAAGAACGGTGTCATCTACTTCGGAAATCCGTATGACGGATTCGTCGGAGACATGTATACCTTTTCCAAACCCGGATACGGCGTTTATCACGGACCGATCTATGAATTGGCGGAACAATATTTGCCCGGCCGCGTCATCGACATGACCGGCAGCCAATTCGAAGATATCCTGCATGCCGTGAAAAATGGCAAGCCTGTATGGGTGATCTCCAACACGTGGTTCTCGCAGCTTCCCGATTCCCTGTTTCAGACCTGGGAGACGCCCACCGGTCAAGTGAAGATTACTTATAAGGAGCATTCCGTGCTCATCACCGGTTATGATGAAAAGTATATTTACTTCAATGATCCGCTGGCCGAAGTAAAGAACCGCAAAATCGCCGTGGCCTCATTTCGTGCGGCATGGGAACAAATGGGCAGTCAGGCCATTACCTATGTATAAAGACGATCGATTTATCGAGAACATCCCGCTGTGGATGTTCTTTTCTATTATCGTCAAACGTGAAGATTTTGTGAAGAAAGACGTGCCGAACTGTAATCTTGCCATCACGAATTCTATAGAAAAGAGCCGGTAGACTGGAGGTAGAGAGATATGAGGGAGAGGATAAACAATGTGCGGTTTTGTCTCGGTGTATAATTATAACCGTATTCCCGTAAACGCGGAAATGCTTCGAAAAATGACGGATATCCTCTCGCACCGGGGTCCGGATGATGAGGGTATCAAAATCGACGAGTTCGTCGGTTTCGGATTCCGAAGATTGAGCATTATCGATTTGGAACATGGCGCTCAACCGATGGCAAATGACAGCCAGGATATTTGGCTTGTGTTTAACGGCGAGATTTATAATTACCGGGAACTGCGCAACTGGCTGATGGACCGCGGGCACGCTTTTCGTACGGATTCGGATACGGAAGTTGTTTTGCGCCTTTACGAGGAAAACGGTGAGGAATGTGTAAGCCGATTGCGGGGCATGTTCGGATTGGCCATTTGGGATAAGAAGCGAGAAGTGTTTTTTGCCGCCCGCGATCCATTCGGTATCAAACCGGTTTATTACTGCGAGACGCCATACGGCTATATGGTTGCATCCGAAATCAAGGCTCTTCTGGCTTCGGACAGAGTCGATCGCGAAGTGGACGGGCAATCGTTTTACGACTATCTTACATTTCAATACGTCCCGGAACCGGCGACCATGTTCAGATCCATCCGTAAACTGATGGCCGGTCACACGCTGACGATCAAAAACGGGGTCCTGACAACGAAGCCCTATTTCGAGGCGAAATTTGCTCCTGAGGAAACCCGACCATTCAACGATTTGGCAGAGGAAGCGCGCAGTGTATTGCAAGAATCTGTATGGCTTCACCGGAACAGCGATGTCCCAAGAGGCGCCTTCCTCTCCGGCGGGATCGACTCCAGCAGCCTTGTCGGTATGCTTCAGCAATTGGAACCTACGAAGACCTTTTCCGTCGGTTTCGAGTCGGAAGGTTACAGCGAGCTGAACCTTGCGAGGAAAACCGCCGCCTATTTCGGCACGGAGCACCATGAAATTTCCGTTAGCGCCGATGCTTATTTACATGCGCTGCCCAAGATGATATGGCATATGGATGAGCCCGTCGCCGATCCGTCCGCCGCAGGTATTTATTTTGTGTCTCAATTGGCAAGCCGCCATGTCAAAGTAGTATTTTCGGGGGAGGGGGCCGATGAATTTTTCGGGGGGTACAACATTTACCGGGAGCCGCTCTCTTTGCGGGTTTTCGAGCAAATGCCGGAAGGCATTCGAAAAATGGCAGGGGCATTGTCTCACTGGATGCCGGCCGGCATGAAAGGGAAGAGTTTTTTGGAAAGAGGCAGCCGTCCGCTGCAAGAGCGGTTCTACGGGAATGCCAAAATTTTCGAAGATGCGGAAAAAAACATGATATTGAACATGCCCGCTAGTCGATCAGAGAATTTTGTATCTGCACGCGGCATCACCGCTCCTTTGTATGAGAAGGCCATAAATTATGATGATGTCACGAAAATGCAATACATCGATATTCATACCTGGCTTCGAGGCAATATTCTTATGAAAGCGGACAAAATGTCCATGGCACATTCGCTCGAGCTTCGTGTCCCTTTTGTGGATCCGGCAGTATTTCAATTGGCAAGCAAGATTCCCACACGATATAAAGTATCCAGTTCCGGGACCAAATTATTACTCCGTGAAGCGATGAAGGATATCGTGCCCCCGGATGTGCAATCCCGCAAGAAATTGGGCTTTCCGGTGCCCATCCGGGTTTGGCTAAGGAATGAGTGGTATGGTTGGGCCAGGGAGTTGTTGGAATCATCTGATCATATCCCATGGATCAAGAAGTCAAAAGCGTTGCGGATGCTGGAGGACCACCGCGCAGGCAAGTACGATGCCAGCCGCAAGCTGTGGACGCTCCTCGTGTTTATCATTTGGCATCAGATGTATATTGCACAATTCCAAACGGCTCCGTCAGCGTTAGCGAGCCCGGTTAACGTTTAACGGATCCGGTCGTTTCGTGGAACAACGGGATGCGAACGCAAAAAACGGTTCCTTGTCCTTCCGTGCTCTCAACCTGGATGTTCCCATGATGAAGTTCAACAATTTCCTTACAGATGGCAAGGCCCAGCCCGGTTCCTCCGGTTGCCCGGGAACGTGATCTGTCCACACGGTACAACCGTTCCCATATATACGGAAGGTCATTTGCTGGAATACCGACCCCGGTGTCCGCAATCTCAATGACACCGAAATTGTCCTCCTCGTAGGTCGTAATCGTGATTGAACCATCGGCAGGCGTATACTTTTTGGCATTCTCCAGCAAATTCACCACAACCTGCTGGAGACGCCTCTCGTCGCCGGCCAGATACAACGGGGTTGGGGAGGGGGTATAGCTAAGTGTGATTCCGGTTTGCTGAATCGGATCCGCCAATAAACCTAATACATTTTGCATGAGCTTGTCCAACGATGTTCGCTCAAAGTTGATCTTGAATGTCCCTTCTTCCAGTTTGGCCAGATCGAATAAATCTTCGATAAGTCGCTGAAGCTGACTGCTCTGTTGAAAAAGGAGGTTTATATACTTCGTTCTTTTTTCTTCCGACGATTCGAACCCTTTCAGCAGCGCTTCGGAATAGCCTTTCATGTAGGTGATGGGTGTCCGTAGTTCGTGGGAAATGTCAGCCAGAAATTGTTTGCGTTGCTGTTCGTAAAATTGAATGTTTCGAGACATTCGGTGTATGGCCTGGGATAGTTGGGCGATTTCGTCAGAGCCGCTCGTATCCAGCTCCCAATCGTACTTTCCTTCTGAGATATGGCGGGTAATATTGATGATGCGAAGAAGAGGCCCGACGATGCGGCTCGATACCAGAAAGATAATGACAGCACCCATAATGAGTACAATGAAGACGACAACGATAAACATATTTTGCAAGGTTTCGGCAGCTGATCGGGTCGGTGAGGTCGGACTAAACATGAGCACGCTGCCAATCGTTTTCTCATTCGAAATAATTGACGCCTTGGTGACGAAATAGGGGTCTTTTTTCCAATTGGATGACAAGACAGGACCCCGTGATCTTCGGAACCGTGAGTTATCATTTGCTTGAGATAATCAGGGGAAAGACCTAAAATCCGTTCAGACTGTCCGCGACTGGCTCCGGATTGATCCAATATGAGCAAAAGATTATCTGTACCGCTTTCCATACGGAGCAGGTGCCCGATGGTGGGAGAATCAAAATGATCGCTTAAAACTGCGGCATAACTCTCTGTTCGCTGAATTTGCTCATTCAGTACATCGTCCGTATAAAACCGGATAAACAGCATGTAAAGGACACTGCCGATACTAAATACGAGCACTATAAACAGCACGACGAGAATGAGGCCGAGTTTAACGGCTAAGCTGTTCATCCTAAGAATCTTCATGACAGATAAACCCTGTTCCCCATACCGTTTTGATGACCTCCTGGCCGGGTAGTCCGGCCTGCGTGAGTTTATCCCTTATATTTTTGATATGCGTATCGACGGTTCGGTCATCATTGATTGGTCGGTTCTTCCATAATAATTCAAGGATATCTTCTCTTTGAAACAATCTTCCTTTGTTTGACAGAAATAACTTCAGAATCGCATATTCTTTCGGTGTCAGAGACAGCTCAGCGTTCCGGCAGAAAACTTGACGAGTTTGAATATTCATTTGCAGTTCGCCGCGAGTCAGGATTGTTCTTCGATTTAAAAGGTTTAAGTTTGACGGGGAATCCGTCTGCAGATATTGTTGTCTCCTAAAAATGGATTCGAGTCGCGCTATTAATTCTTGATGTTCGAATGGTTTGGTTATGTAGTCATCGGCACCAATTTTCAATCCGACAACTTTGTCAATCGTCTCGTCACGGGCAGTAAGCATTATGATGGGGACCTTGGAATTCTGACGGATCGTTTTGCAAACGTCAAACCCATCCAGGTTGGGCATCATGAGATCAAGCAGCACAAGATCATATTTTACTTGCTGCATTCTTGCAAGCGCTTCTTCGCCATCAACGGCCGTATCCGTGGCATAGCCTTCGTTATGCAAGTAGAGCTGCAGTAATTCCCGCATAAGCTCTTCGTCGTCTACAATTAGAATCCGCTTGTTTTTCGTATAGGAATGGACTTCGACAGCCATGGGTTTACCTCCTTTAACAAACTATTGTAACCGAACTTTTCAAAGAATCGGTGAAGATATACGAAAAATTTCCGCCGCAGGGAGGAAGTTAGACGACATGCTGGTGATTTTGATGCTGTTGCAAAATTTCATAACAGGGGGCGAAATGAAAGATTCAACGGTTATGCAGACGTTACTCAATATGATGGTGATGCAGTCTTCCATAAATCAAGGTACAAAATTGAGTATAGACAGCCTATTGGAAAACCCGCAAGATAAGAATGATGCACAAACCGGGGACTCGGCTATAAAAGGAATATACGTTACCTCTCACAGCGCGGGAGGATCGAGACTCATGAGTCTCCTCCAACTGCTTGACGAAACAGAACTTAACAGTATGGTCATTGATGTGAAAGATGACTACGGATTTATAACTTATCCGACAAAAAATCCGAAGTTATTAGCAACTGGCGCTGTACAAAAAAATATTGCGGACATTACGGAACTGATGACGCGGCTTAAGAAGCACGACGTGTACCCGATCGCCAGAATCGTGGTTTTTAAAGACAGCGTGCTCGCCCAAAAACGCCCGGACTTGTCGTTTACCAATCAGGATGGAACCGTATGGAAGAATGGCAGAAATGAAAGTTTCGTCAACCCGTACCAGAAAGAAGTGTGGGAATATAATCTCACGATTGCCAAGGAAGCGGCTCAGCTTGGATTTAAGGAAATTCAATTCGATTATGTCCGATTTCCAGAAGGATTTGAGAAAAAATCCGACTCACTGAAATTTGCTCAATCAGAAGAGAGCCGCATTGACATCATCAGCGGATTTGTTGAGTATGCACGTAAACAGCTGGCTCCACTTGGTGTTCGCGTGTCCGTGGATATTTTCGGATACGCGGCCTCCGTTCCCTCAGCAGAGGGGATTGGCCAGGACTTTGTGAAAATTTCCAAGTCTGTGGACGTAATCAGTCCGATGGTTTACCCCAGTCATTACAGTTCCGGTTGGTTCAATTTGGGCGTTCCTGATAAGGCTCCTTATGACACGATAAAAGGAGCAATGGTTGATACGTTCGCCAAACTGGAGACCTTGGGCAGCGCAGCGCCGGTGATTCGTCCATGGATTCAGGATTTCACCGCCAGCTGGCTTGGGAAAGGCAACTATATTCCCTATGGTAAGAAAGAAGTGCAAGCACAAATCGATGCGCTCAAAGATATGGGAGTCGATGAGTATCTGCTTTGGAATGCAAGAAACAACTATACAAAGGGAGTGCAGTATAAGTGATTTTAGTTAGAAACCATCATGGCGGCGATTGACGTTAGAATGAAAGAAACATTAAACTAACCTATGTAGTATTATACCTAGGCTCTTATGCCCGAGTTAGCTGTATTTTTTGCCACCTTATTTTAGGAACATGGGCCAAATTTAAAGGAGTTATCATATGAATGCTGTCGATTTAACCGTCTGGCTCGTATTCGGGGCCGGATTTCTATCGTTCATATCGCCGTGCTGCCTTCCGCTTTATCCTTCCTTTTTATCCTATATTACCGGTGTTTCCGTCAAGGAAATAAAAGAGGGATAAGGCTTGCTGCAGAAGCAAGCGCTGTTGCATACCGTTTTCTTTATGATTGGATTTTCAATCATCTTTATTGCCTTAGGATTTTCGGCCAGTTTTATATTTGATCAGGCAATTAGGCGGCGTATTAGTCACGATTTGAGCATAAAAAACCGTCGGGGTACCTCGGATCCGTGTTGGTTGGGATCACCTATGCTGCCGGGTGGACGCCATGCGTGGGCCCGATATTAACTGCAGTACTGACCTTGGGCGTAAGCAATCCGGGCCAAGCATTGGCTTATACAATCGTTTATACAGTTGGTTTTACCATTTCCTTTTTTCGTGATGGCTTTCTTTATCGGAGCATTGATAGTTCTAACCGGCATCCTGCTCTATACGGATAAAATGACGGATATTACTTACAGGATTTTAAAGTTGCACATAAAATAGGGGGACGGTGCCCCCCCTTGGTCTTCATTGGGCCATTCTTCTGCATTCGTCAGCACATTTTCGGCATTCGTCAGCACAAGCTTTGCAATGCGCATCCTGGAACTTAGCGCACTCATTTGCGCAAGCGTCACAGATGGTTGCGCACAACTGGCAAATTTGTTTTGCGTACATGCTTCCGCGAGACATCCATTTCGATGCCATTGAACATATGTCTGCACAGTCGCGCAGCATGTTGATGCAATGGATTCTGGCTTGCACATCGGGTTCCTTCAAGCAGGAAGTCAGACATTCCTCACATGCCTGCATACATTTGTTGCAAGCCTGAATGCAAGATTGAAATTGCGTCACAGTCGAATTGATAACAGTTGCCATAAACATTCCTCCATTATGGGTGTGATATTTGAATCTCCATATAAACTCCCCTGCACGATCTTCCTTTATACAGGAATCATGATAAAATGGGCTATAAGGGATTTGCTACTACAATAAGTAGTTCATCAGGGGTAAATCGGGGGGAGACAGGTGAGGAAGAATTGGCAATGGTTGATTCTGATCGTCACTGCGGGACTGGTTCTGATCGCAGTCATGCAATCGAAGGGGGCCTATAATGAAGCCGCGCCCAAAGTCGGTTTTAAGGCGCCCGAATTTCAACTGAAAGGGATAGATGGACGCTCGTACTCACTGTCAGCGCTGAACGGCAGGCCGGTGCTGATCAATTTTTGGGCGTCGTGGTGCGGGCCGTGCCGGGAGGAAGCGCCGGATCTTGTACGTCTGTACGCCAAATATAATGACCAAATCGAGTTTTACGGGGTCAATGCCACATCGGACGACACCTTGGAAGGTGCGCTTTCTTTCGTCCAACAATTTCAACTTTCTTTTCCCGTGCTGTTGGACCGGGAAGGCAGCGTAGCCAAGCAATACCGCATTCAAGGGTATCCGGTAACGTACTTTGTGGATGGAAAAGGAAAAATTGTGAAAATTCATCAAGGCATCGTTTCACCCGAAAGTCTTGAGCAAACGATCGTT
Coding sequences within it:
- the lgt gene encoding prolipoprotein diacylglyceryl transferase gives rise to the protein MKVILFTIGDFSVRSYGVVVALAILLAMGVAYYLTRGTHYQKHIPNMIVYVVLGAIITARIWHVFFFQWDYYRNHLMEIPAIWNGGIAIQGAIVGGFIAAAIYMRMNRLTFWPFADLVAPAIILGQAVGRIACFLNGDAFGSPTGSGFGIVYPPGTIAYDVYGSQPLWPAEVWEGQWDLIVFAILISLRNTKWPAGFMFLLYSILYAIGRFFLEFLRGDSPRYALDWTAGQWTSIIVILASIGLMIYLLLKEKSPAAEMHTG
- a CDS encoding C39 family peptidase produces the protein MEMPKLKKKMKMLLSVLAAAAVVTIIVNSRSGDKELEGGLSATAPSAVSKGEKSDPKPFQVYSGAKLHSSYASMEEAVAAAERMPQASIREEGKPGMLWNNYKPFTVYQGDKFLGDFEEYPEAVKLAKSFANSKVLFKDEDQPIWTFEGLPARTDMIDAPLIAQMPELPRGCEVTSLVMMLNYAGIDTDKMELAERVKKNPTPYEKKNGVIYFGNPYDGFVGDMYTFSKPGYGVYHGPIYELAEQYLPGRVIDMTGSQFEDILHAVKNGKPVWVISNTWFSQLPDSLFQTWETPTGQVKITYKEHSVLITGYDEKYIYFNDPLAEVKNRKIAVASFRAAWEQMGSQAITYV
- the asnB gene encoding asparagine synthase (glutamine-hydrolyzing); translation: MCGFVSVYNYNRIPVNAEMLRKMTDILSHRGPDDEGIKIDEFVGFGFRRLSIIDLEHGAQPMANDSQDIWLVFNGEIYNYRELRNWLMDRGHAFRTDSDTEVVLRLYEENGEECVSRLRGMFGLAIWDKKREVFFAARDPFGIKPVYYCETPYGYMVASEIKALLASDRVDREVDGQSFYDYLTFQYVPEPATMFRSIRKLMAGHTLTIKNGVLTTKPYFEAKFAPEETRPFNDLAEEARSVLQESVWLHRNSDVPRGAFLSGGIDSSSLVGMLQQLEPTKTFSVGFESEGYSELNLARKTAAYFGTEHHEISVSADAYLHALPKMIWHMDEPVADPSAAGIYFVSQLASRHVKVVFSGEGADEFFGGYNIYREPLSLRVFEQMPEGIRKMAGALSHWMPAGMKGKSFLERGSRPLQERFYGNAKIFEDAEKNMILNMPASRSENFVSARGITAPLYEKAINYDDVTKMQYIDIHTWLRGNILMKADKMSMAHSLELRVPFVDPAVFQLASKIPTRYKVSSSGTKLLLREAMKDIVPPDVQSRKKLGFPVPIRVWLRNEWYGWARELLESSDHIPWIKKSKALRMLEDHRAGKYDASRKLWTLLVFIIWHQMYIAQFQTAPSALASPVNV
- a CDS encoding sensor histidine kinase, which translates into the protein MSSNWKKDPYFVTKASIISNEKTIGSVLMFSPTSPTRSAAETLQNMFIVVVFIVLIMGAVIIFLVSSRIVGPLLRIINITRHISEGKYDWELDTSGSDEIAQLSQAIHRMSRNIQFYEQQRKQFLADISHELRTPITYMKGYSEALLKGFESSEEKRTKYINLLFQQSSQLQRLIEDLFDLAKLEEGTFKINFERTSLDKLMQNVLGLLADPIQQTGITLSYTPSPTPLYLAGDERRLQQVVVNLLENAKKYTPADGSITITTYEEDNFGVIEIADTGVGIPANDLPYIWERLYRVDRSRSRATGGTGLGLAICKEIVELHHGNIQVESTEGQGTVFCVRIPLFHETTGSVKR
- a CDS encoding response regulator transcription factor, with the protein product MAVEVHSYTKNKRILIVDDEELMRELLQLYLHNEGYATDTAVDGEEALARMQQVKYDLVLLDLMMPNLDGFDVCKTIRQNSKVPIIMLTARDETIDKVVGLKIGADDYITKPFEHQELIARLESIFRRQQYLQTDSPSNLNLLNRRTILTRGELQMNIQTRQVFCRNAELSLTPKEYAILKLFLSNKGRLFQREDILELLWKNRPINDDRTVDTHIKNIRDKLTQAGLPGQEVIKTVWGTGFICHEDS
- a CDS encoding putative glycoside hydrolase — protein: MLVILMLLQNFITGGEMKDSTVMQTLLNMMVMQSSINQGTKLSIDSLLENPQDKNDAQTGDSAIKGIYVTSHSAGGSRLMSLLQLLDETELNSMVIDVKDDYGFITYPTKNPKLLATGAVQKNIADITELMTRLKKHDVYPIARIVVFKDSVLAQKRPDLSFTNQDGTVWKNGRNESFVNPYQKEVWEYNLTIAKEAAQLGFKEIQFDYVRFPEGFEKKSDSLKFAQSEESRIDIISGFVEYARKQLAPLGVRVSVDIFGYAASVPSAEGIGQDFVKISKSVDVISPMVYPSHYSSGWFNLGVPDKAPYDTIKGAMVDTFAKLETLGSAAPVIRPWIQDFTASWLGKGNYIPYGKKEVQAQIDALKDMGVDEYLLWNARNNYTKGVQYK
- a CDS encoding four-helix bundle copper-binding protein, with product MFMATVINSTVTQFQSCIQACNKCMQACEECLTSCLKEPDVQARIHCINMLRDCADICSMASKWMSRGSMYAKQICQLCATICDACANECAKFQDAHCKACADECRKCADECRRMAQ
- a CDS encoding TlpA family protein disulfide reductase, which produces MILIVTAGLVLIAVMQSKGAYNEAAPKVGFKAPEFQLKGIDGRSYSLSALNGRPVLINFWASWCGPCREEAPDLVRLYAKYNDQIEFYGVNATSDDTLEGALSFVQQFQLSFPVLLDREGSVAKQYRIQGYPVTYFVDGKGKIVKIHQGIVSPESLEQTIVQTIRDSARDA